In the genome of Coraliomargarita algicola, one region contains:
- the phoU gene encoding phosphate signaling complex protein PhoU translates to MNRYFHKELEEIRSKLILIGEKASEAGRLAVEGFIESDLEKTQAAVKMDDEIDDLEVEIDRASVRYITLRSPVSSDVRLIFVAIKASHDLERAGDEAHSIAKKTRKILTSEGKAKNPVQIEKMSRLAFAMMRDAITSFLDEDLELARGIIERDKEVDRLNKENYTTLYKEMKLESSESSTHVETILISKSIERIADHAKNLAEEVIYLLTGE, encoded by the coding sequence ATGAACCGCTATTTCCACAAAGAGCTCGAAGAGATTCGTAGCAAACTCATACTCATTGGCGAAAAAGCCAGCGAAGCTGGTCGTCTGGCCGTTGAAGGCTTCATCGAAAGCGACCTCGAGAAAACTCAAGCTGCCGTCAAAATGGATGACGAGATCGACGACCTCGAAGTCGAAATTGACCGCGCTTCCGTCCGTTACATTACGCTACGCTCCCCCGTCTCCAGTGACGTGCGCTTAATCTTTGTCGCCATCAAAGCCAGCCACGACCTCGAGCGAGCCGGCGACGAAGCCCATAGCATTGCGAAAAAGACCCGCAAGATTCTAACCAGCGAAGGTAAGGCAAAGAATCCAGTGCAAATCGAGAAGATGAGCCGACTCGCCTTCGCGATGATGCGGGACGCAATCACTTCATTTTTAGATGAAGACCTGGAGCTCGCCAGAGGGATCATCGAGCGCGATAAAGAAGTCGATCGACTCAATAAAGAAAACTACACCACACTCTATAAAGAGATGAAACTTGAGAGTAGCGAATCCTCCACCCATGTGGAAACGATCTTAATTTCCAAATCAATCGAACGCATCGCAGACCACGCCAAGAATCTAGCGGAAGAAGTCATCTACCTACTAACTGGAGAATAG
- the pstB gene encoding phosphate ABC transporter ATP-binding protein PstB, translated as MIQAPKTTDSREDFEPFIQIKDNYNFWYGSTQVLFDLNLDIPEKQVTAFIGPSGCGKSTLLRSINRMNDLIEGIQHTGDITIGDQSIYDPSLEVISLRKRIGMVFQKYNPFPKSIYENIVFSLRIAGRNKKSELDEVVERSLRGAALWDEVKDRLHESALSMSGGQMQRLCIARAIANNPEVILMDEPCSALDPIATGKVEELIHELKKDYTIVIVTHNMQQAARVSDRTAFFYLGKLIEYDVTDNIFMKPKNDQTEAYVSGRFG; from the coding sequence ATGATCCAAGCACCTAAAACAACCGACAGCCGAGAAGACTTCGAGCCTTTCATCCAGATTAAAGACAACTACAACTTCTGGTATGGTTCGACCCAAGTGCTTTTCGACCTAAACCTCGACATACCTGAAAAACAAGTCACCGCCTTCATCGGCCCCTCAGGTTGTGGTAAGTCTACCTTGCTACGCAGCATCAATCGTATGAACGACCTAATCGAGGGCATCCAACACACGGGTGATATCACGATTGGCGATCAAAGTATCTACGACCCCAGCCTCGAAGTCATCTCCCTGCGCAAGCGCATCGGCATGGTCTTCCAAAAGTATAATCCTTTTCCAAAATCGATCTACGAAAACATTGTTTTCAGTCTCCGCATTGCTGGCCGCAACAAGAAGTCCGAACTCGACGAAGTCGTGGAGCGCAGCCTGCGCGGCGCCGCTCTTTGGGATGAAGTCAAAGACCGCTTACATGAGAGTGCGCTCAGCATGTCGGGCGGCCAGATGCAGCGTCTCTGTATCGCCCGCGCAATCGCCAATAACCCGGAAGTGATCCTAATGGACGAACCCTGCTCGGCGCTGGATCCCATTGCGACCGGTAAGGTCGAAGAACTCATCCATGAGTTAAAAAAGGACTATACCATTGTGATCGTTACGCACAATATGCAACAAGCCGCCCGCGTATCTGACCGCACCGCATTCTTCTACCTTGGCAAACTCATCGAATATGATGTAACTGATAATATCTTCATGAAACCAAAGAACGATCAAACTGAAGCTTACGTCTCTGGCCGCTTTGGTTAA
- the pstA gene encoding phosphate ABC transporter permease PstA → MPKSQHSFTSIRPKGEALVWFTGMGLSVGILLIIGLLGIILKNGLSMFWPDTIYEVQLVEGSTAGPRNGQNFAGAIALERHKRLQEATNAGLTSEFQFFAGNKDAYGQMYHYVDADQIVTDAAGEPLFTPASGILQLERIEFGDALGFPLEIQLADGTTITEPEALKAALFKTIEESNERLETYTKIEKKQIGRINSKMESIRLEQRALREELGEAAAETSPQIQELNEQQAALQAQYTELAAEARELRERRHQDSLLLRLATGEERRISFENITQAHFPNEMSLPGKVGFFLKQIWRFMSEAPREANTEGGIFPAIFGTFVMTLLMSLAVMPFGVVAAIYLREYATQGVIVRAVRISVNNLAGVPSIVYGVFGLGFFVYVLGGSIDELFFSHKLPTATFGTGGVLWASLTLALMTVPVVIVATEEALSAVPRGMREAALACGASKWQAIQRIVLPASAPGILTGLILAMARGAGEVAPLMLVGVVKLAPSLPLDGEFPFVHLDRKFMHLGFHIYDLAFQSPDSDAAKPMVFATTLLLIVLVIVLNLSAITIRNHLRKKYKGDTF, encoded by the coding sequence ATGCCAAAATCGCAGCACAGTTTTACATCGATCCGCCCCAAAGGTGAAGCCCTCGTTTGGTTCACCGGCATGGGGCTCAGTGTCGGCATCCTCCTGATTATCGGGCTACTCGGTATCATCCTCAAGAACGGCCTCTCCATGTTTTGGCCCGACACCATCTACGAGGTACAATTGGTCGAGGGCTCAACCGCCGGCCCTCGCAACGGCCAGAACTTCGCCGGCGCCATCGCACTGGAACGTCATAAGCGACTACAAGAAGCGACCAATGCTGGCCTGACCAGCGAATTCCAGTTCTTCGCAGGCAACAAAGATGCCTACGGGCAAATGTATCACTACGTCGATGCCGACCAAATCGTGACGGACGCAGCAGGTGAACCCTTATTTACACCGGCCTCTGGCATCCTCCAATTAGAGCGTATCGAGTTCGGAGATGCACTTGGCTTCCCACTCGAAATCCAACTCGCCGATGGGACTACAATCACTGAGCCAGAAGCACTGAAGGCCGCACTATTCAAGACGATCGAGGAAAGTAACGAACGCTTAGAAACCTATACCAAGATCGAGAAGAAGCAGATCGGACGCATCAACAGCAAGATGGAATCCATCCGCCTCGAGCAACGCGCACTGCGCGAAGAGCTGGGTGAAGCTGCCGCTGAAACTTCGCCGCAGATTCAAGAACTAAACGAGCAGCAAGCCGCCTTGCAGGCACAATACACCGAACTCGCTGCGGAAGCCCGCGAGCTGCGCGAACGTCGTCACCAGGACTCGCTGCTGCTACGTCTAGCCACCGGCGAAGAGCGGCGCATCAGCTTTGAAAACATCACCCAGGCACACTTCCCCAATGAAATGAGTCTGCCAGGCAAAGTTGGCTTCTTTCTGAAACAAATCTGGCGCTTCATGTCCGAAGCCCCCCGTGAGGCGAATACTGAAGGCGGCATTTTCCCCGCGATCTTCGGCACCTTTGTCATGACACTGCTCATGAGCCTGGCCGTGATGCCCTTCGGTGTGGTCGCCGCCATTTACCTGCGCGAGTATGCCACCCAGGGCGTCATCGTACGAGCTGTCCGCATCTCGGTTAACAATCTAGCCGGTGTGCCCTCCATCGTTTATGGCGTCTTCGGACTCGGCTTCTTCGTTTATGTGCTCGGTGGCAGTATCGACGAACTGTTTTTCAGTCATAAACTCCCAACCGCCACCTTCGGCACCGGCGGCGTCCTGTGGGCCTCCCTCACCTTGGCACTCATGACTGTGCCCGTCGTGATTGTCGCCACAGAAGAAGCACTCTCGGCGGTGCCACGAGGCATGCGTGAGGCTGCGCTCGCCTGCGGCGCTTCCAAGTGGCAAGCGATTCAACGCATCGTGCTGCCCGCCAGCGCGCCCGGCATCTTGACAGGACTCATCCTCGCCATGGCACGCGGCGCAGGCGAAGTCGCACCACTAATGCTGGTGGGCGTGGTCAAACTCGCACCAAGCCTGCCCCTCGATGGCGAATTTCCTTTCGTTCACCTAGACCGCAAATTCATGCACCTGGGCTTTCACATTTACGACCTCGCCTTCCAATCGCCCGATTCCGATGCCGCCAAGCCAATGGTCTTTGCCACGACACTCTTGCTAATCGTGCTGGTCATCGTCCTCAATCTAAGCGCCATCACAATCCGCAACCATCTTCGTAAAAAGTATAAGGGCGACACCTTTTAA
- a CDS encoding ABC transporter permease subunit: MSSTSNNPSEERFTVARTTLILDRLMTGVIKGGGWLVMLAVFAIFAFIFVQILPLFGHPEVKSVGKVAIPLEEVAVMGVDEWGELPFFLNQAGQLHFADLPRDVETRTYERVGGDLNQLALGPRGLFEVDTKLPEKNWTAFYYDAYKGEIALGSEDGRVALLHLDYKAEFLADAPRTVVPQVKSELLPALSQSNAPVRQLAFFESTTNRAIGTLQETADGETIVTLQTYVVKSSLFGAPKMVADAQIDLGHGITDEKPERLLIGGQGDRILLTTEGGWLYYLRLNKGQLERVQKLQPFADLEDTSIHSINWLLGKQSVILTSKSGANITLASYLDEAAGQILYTKIKDFPALDAGGANDFSPAQRNRGFLISNEHQLSLRYSTTGDVRWETDTDFPLQKIALGPRWDSIFAFDAQQNLHVYAVDDPHPNAGVKAFFGKIWYEGKSEPEYDWQSSSGTSDFEPKLSIVPLFFGSIKGTFYAMLFAMPIAILAAIYVSQYLKPEAKRYIKPAMEIMASLPSVVLGFLAALWLAPLIEDRVPSILLMLIAVPLSAAMLGYFWGRMPQTVRNRIRPGSEWMVILPVVLIVGYLSWQLGPTLESVLFRVYDPDLGVKAGNFRLWWTETTGVSFEQRNSLVVGLMMGFAVIPIIFTISEDALTNVPPYLTSASLALGASRWQTTWRVILPTASPGIFSATIIGFGRAVGETMILLMATGNTPIMEWNIFNGMRTLAANIAVELPEAPQYSTLYRTLFLGAMALFLLTFILNTIAEVTRQHLREKYKTI; this comes from the coding sequence ATGAGTTCGACTTCCAATAATCCCTCCGAAGAGCGTTTCACCGTCGCCCGCACCACACTGATTTTAGACCGCCTGATGACGGGCGTGATCAAGGGTGGCGGCTGGTTGGTGATGCTGGCGGTCTTCGCCATCTTTGCCTTCATCTTTGTGCAGATTCTGCCACTTTTCGGGCACCCAGAAGTTAAGTCTGTCGGGAAAGTTGCCATACCACTGGAGGAAGTCGCCGTGATGGGTGTCGACGAATGGGGCGAACTCCCTTTCTTCCTGAATCAAGCTGGACAGCTTCACTTCGCAGATCTACCGCGCGATGTGGAGACCCGCACTTACGAACGTGTCGGTGGCGACTTGAATCAACTCGCGCTCGGCCCGCGTGGTCTGTTTGAAGTCGACACAAAACTGCCAGAGAAGAACTGGACGGCTTTTTATTACGACGCCTACAAAGGTGAAATCGCGCTCGGCTCAGAAGACGGTCGCGTCGCCCTGCTGCACCTCGATTACAAAGCTGAGTTTTTAGCGGACGCCCCGCGCACGGTCGTGCCTCAGGTCAAATCAGAGTTGCTGCCGGCCCTCAGCCAGTCGAACGCCCCCGTGCGCCAGCTGGCTTTCTTTGAGTCCACCACCAACCGAGCGATCGGCACCTTACAAGAAACTGCAGACGGCGAAACCATCGTCACTCTTCAAACCTACGTTGTTAAATCCAGCCTGTTTGGCGCGCCTAAGATGGTGGCGGACGCGCAGATTGACCTCGGCCATGGCATCACCGACGAAAAGCCGGAGCGCTTACTCATTGGGGGACAAGGCGACCGCATCCTACTCACCACCGAGGGTGGATGGCTTTACTACCTACGCCTCAACAAGGGGCAACTGGAACGCGTGCAAAAGCTGCAGCCATTTGCCGATCTGGAGGACACATCGATCCACTCGATCAACTGGCTACTCGGCAAACAATCCGTCATTTTAACTTCAAAGTCCGGTGCGAACATTACACTCGCCAGCTATCTAGACGAAGCGGCTGGCCAAATTCTTTACACCAAGATCAAGGACTTCCCAGCACTGGATGCTGGAGGTGCCAACGACTTTAGCCCCGCGCAACGCAACCGCGGATTCCTGATCTCCAACGAGCATCAACTCTCATTGCGCTACAGCACCACAGGCGATGTGCGCTGGGAAACCGATACCGACTTCCCACTACAGAAGATCGCGCTCGGCCCACGCTGGGATTCAATTTTCGCCTTCGACGCACAACAAAACCTACACGTGTATGCAGTCGACGACCCACACCCAAACGCGGGTGTAAAGGCCTTCTTCGGCAAGATCTGGTATGAGGGCAAATCCGAGCCTGAATACGACTGGCAGTCGTCCAGCGGCACCTCCGACTTCGAGCCTAAGCTCTCGATCGTGCCGCTCTTCTTCGGCTCGATCAAAGGCACCTTCTACGCCATGCTCTTTGCCATGCCGATCGCGATCTTGGCAGCCATTTACGTTTCGCAATATCTGAAACCGGAAGCGAAGCGCTACATCAAGCCTGCCATGGAAATCATGGCCTCGCTCCCTTCCGTCGTGCTCGGCTTCTTGGCAGCACTTTGGCTGGCACCTTTAATCGAAGATCGTGTGCCCTCCATCCTGCTCATGCTCATTGCCGTTCCACTCAGTGCCGCCATGCTGGGCTACTTCTGGGGACGCATGCCTCAAACCGTGCGCAACCGCATACGCCCGGGTTCGGAATGGATGGTCATCCTGCCGGTAGTGCTGATCGTCGGCTACCTGTCTTGGCAACTCGGCCCCACCCTGGAATCGGTCTTGTTCCGCGTCTATGATCCAGACCTCGGTGTCAAAGCTGGCAACTTCCGTCTTTGGTGGACTGAAACAACTGGCGTTAGCTTTGAGCAACGCAACTCCTTAGTGGTCGGCCTCATGATGGGCTTCGCCGTGATCCCGATCATTTTCACCATTTCCGAGGATGCGCTCACCAATGTGCCGCCTTACCTCACCTCTGCTTCGCTGGCACTCGGTGCCAGCCGCTGGCAGACCACTTGGCGCGTCATCCTACCGACAGCCTCACCTGGTATCTTCTCCGCCACCATCATCGGCTTCGGCCGTGCGGTCGGTGAAACCATGATTTTGCTGATGGCTACGGGTAACACGCCGATCATGGAGTGGAACATCTTCAACGGCATGCGCACACTCGCGGCCAACATCGCGGTGGAACTGCCCGAAGCACCACAATACAGCACCCTCTACCGCACTCTTTTCCTCGGTGCGATGGCGCTCTTCCTCCTGACATTCATACTGAACACGATCGCCGAAGTCACTCGCCAGCACCTGCGCGAGAAATACAAGACGATCTAG
- a CDS encoding phosphate ABC transporter substrate-binding protein: MNTTSILRGLTAALCMSFAGQTSSLANVDPNLPVYESVSGVSGNLNSIGSDTLNNLMTLWAEGFEAIYPNVNIQIEGKGSSTAPPALIEGTAQIGPMSREMKGSEMDAFEARYGYKPTAVGTSIDALAVFVNKDNPLESITSEQIDSVFSSTYRKGGTPITEWSQLGLEGSLGGRALSLYGRNSASGTYGFFKKVALAGGDFSSSVKEQPGSSSVVQGIGSDLAGIGYSGIGYTTSGVKAIQIDGIEPTAENCLDGSYPLARQLFVYVNRDPREPMDKLTYEFLRFVLSKQGQEVVEKDGYYPLPAPIAEQILNSLK; the protein is encoded by the coding sequence ATGAACACTACATCCATCCTTCGCGGTCTTACCGCAGCCCTTTGCATGAGTTTTGCTGGGCAGACCAGCAGCCTTGCTAACGTTGACCCGAACTTGCCCGTTTATGAATCCGTTTCAGGCGTATCTGGCAACCTTAACTCGATCGGTTCCGACACACTCAACAATTTAATGACCCTCTGGGCTGAAGGCTTCGAAGCGATTTACCCGAATGTTAACATTCAAATCGAGGGCAAAGGCTCTTCAACCGCACCGCCCGCACTCATCGAAGGTACGGCACAAATCGGCCCCATGAGCCGCGAGATGAAGGGCTCAGAAATGGACGCCTTCGAAGCTCGCTACGGTTACAAGCCTACAGCCGTCGGCACTTCGATCGATGCCCTCGCAGTTTTCGTCAACAAAGACAACCCACTCGAAAGCATCACTTCCGAGCAAATCGACTCTGTCTTCTCCAGCACTTACCGCAAGGGTGGCACACCCATCACCGAATGGAGCCAACTCGGACTTGAGGGCAGCCTGGGCGGTCGCGCACTCAGCCTCTACGGTCGTAACAGTGCCTCCGGCACTTACGGCTTCTTCAAGAAGGTCGCACTGGCTGGTGGTGACTTCTCCTCCAGCGTTAAGGAACAGCCTGGCTCATCTTCTGTGGTGCAAGGCATCGGCTCTGACCTCGCAGGCATCGGCTACTCCGGCATCGGCTACACCACTTCTGGCGTGAAAGCGATCCAGATCGATGGTATCGAACCCACTGCAGAAAACTGCCTCGATGGCAGCTACCCGCTGGCTCGTCAGCTCTTCGTCTATGTCAATCGCGACCCACGCGAGCCCATGGATAAATTGACTTACGAGTTCCTGCGCTTCGTGCTGTCTAAGCAAGGCCAGGAAGTCGTCGAGAAAGACGGCTACTACCCACTTCCAGCACCGATCGCTGAACAGATCCTAAACAGTCTTAAATAA
- a CDS encoding porin, whose protein sequence is MKLYTFTQLTAISAALLGSASFAASNDALLELLVQKGVLTQDEATSVAAELEEQDQGFSISAKGKETVKLRFNGRLQGQYDSLAGSVNGADTPTTNHFYFRRLFFGVKANLDNGFYAESVFDVAGEDFSFDKASFGYKFDDKLNAQFGFQKVPFGFEETSSSSKLPTIERSAANRFFADQIDFSARHTGIHAQGDLGAGFSYAVSLVNGAQGEGTKLWGDSESDNALAYFGRLQWEADGLTVGVDAGANSNSDDKVGGNDVVAYTGYVNYKFEGLDLLGEYFHGDLGDFGDVDGYALRASYKIGKFEPVLRYSHLEADDFDIDVDELIRRASSGPDALATSANAGNEIDSVYFGANYYYSKAVTFMAGYEIADAEDEAGTEVEVDGFRARVQLLW, encoded by the coding sequence ATGAAACTATATACATTCACACAATTGACTGCGATTTCGGCGGCCTTACTTGGTTCCGCTAGCTTTGCAGCATCTAATGATGCCTTGCTGGAACTTTTGGTTCAAAAAGGTGTTCTGACTCAAGATGAAGCCACGTCGGTGGCTGCCGAACTTGAGGAGCAGGATCAGGGATTTTCAATTTCGGCTAAAGGTAAGGAAACGGTGAAGCTTCGCTTTAACGGCCGCTTACAGGGGCAATACGATTCACTCGCCGGCAGTGTCAATGGTGCGGATACGCCAACTACGAATCATTTTTACTTCCGTCGCTTGTTCTTTGGTGTAAAGGCAAACTTGGACAACGGCTTTTATGCGGAATCCGTCTTCGACGTCGCAGGTGAAGACTTCTCATTCGATAAAGCATCTTTCGGTTACAAATTTGATGATAAGTTGAATGCACAGTTTGGCTTTCAGAAGGTGCCTTTCGGGTTCGAAGAAACTTCGTCGTCCTCAAAATTGCCAACCATCGAGCGCTCAGCCGCGAATCGTTTTTTCGCAGATCAAATTGATTTCTCTGCGCGTCACACAGGTATTCATGCGCAAGGCGATCTGGGAGCAGGCTTTAGCTATGCGGTCTCGCTGGTAAATGGTGCGCAAGGTGAAGGCACGAAACTCTGGGGAGATTCCGAGTCTGACAACGCGCTCGCCTACTTCGGTCGACTGCAGTGGGAGGCCGATGGACTCACCGTCGGTGTGGATGCGGGTGCTAATTCGAACAGCGACGATAAGGTCGGCGGCAACGATGTGGTCGCGTATACGGGCTATGTGAACTATAAGTTCGAAGGTCTGGATCTGTTGGGAGAATACTTCCATGGTGACTTAGGCGATTTTGGAGATGTCGACGGCTATGCATTACGTGCGTCGTATAAGATTGGTAAGTTCGAGCCAGTGCTTCGTTACTCTCATCTTGAAGCCGATGATTTTGATATCGATGTAGATGAGTTGATACGTCGTGCCTCATCGGGTCCTGATGCGCTTGCTACCAGTGCGAATGCAGGCAACGAAATTGATTCTGTCTATTTCGGCGCTAACTATTATTACAGTAAAGCTGTAACATTCATGGCGGGGTACGAGATCGCCGATGCCGAGGATGAGGCAGGCACTGAAGTCGAAGTTGATGGCTTTCGCGCACGTGTCCAATTACTCTGGTAA